Genomic DNA from bacterium:
TTAGTGCAAAACGATACGATTGTTAATGCACAGTTTATCAAACTATCACCCAGTCAGCGGTATAAAATGTCGAATTTTGGCATTTCCCAAATTCGAGAACTCCTCGCAATCGATCAAAATATTGTCAATTCCGATTGCAAATCATTCTGGCCAGATTATTGCGAACGGGAACGGCTTTTAGCCGCCCGAAGAGTAATGTTGCACAACCACCTATCCAACATGAGAGCAATCGTTGAGTAAGCGTATTTCAAGTTTACCTATCGAGTAGAAAGCATTCGTTGCGTTGACTGCCCGTGGGAATGGCATCAGGGGTCTACTTCGTACAAGCACAAGGCAACCACACCCCTCAGTTTACTACCACCCTTCACTACTTGAAATAACGATCTTGAAACCTTTGTTTAATTCGCTCTTTGAATGTTTCTACGTATAATTGGTGATGGAGATTGAGGAGGATTTCGCTCGCTGAATTCCTTCAAAATCTTGTCACGTTTTTTCGAAAAACGCTTTAACATTTCAGCGCGTTGAAGCAGAAGCGGATGACGGTCTTCATTTTGTTTCGCTGCGATAATTCGTTGGTCAAGAGCGTATAGCTCGGTGAGGATTTCCTTGTAAGCATTTGCAAGCAACAAGGAAGACTGATAATCAGGGGAGGGATTATTTATGTCTACCTTGGAGACATTCATGTACGTTTCGAGAAAATCTCTGCGAAGCGGGGAAAAAATCAACCGATATCGCTTAATCAACTCGATTTGTTTTGGTGAGTAGAAATTAGACAGAGTCGCCTCGGTGATCTTATCAGACAAGTAATTTGTATTCGAGTGTGCTGGGTCATTTAACCTTTTCTGAGTGCAAAGAGGAATGTTTGTTTGCGCCTGATGTACAAAAGGGGTGTCGATTAAAACGTGTTCGTTTTGGTAATCCAAGAGTTTCTTTGCTTCTAACGCTTGTTTTTTTTCTACTGGTAGATACCAATTACTCCTTACTGCTCGTTCTAGTGGCACGCGAGCAAAATCAACAACGGCAGTATCTTCCGAAACATACAGATAGTGTGTCCTTCGCTTTGGAAAATAACTTGAGTAAAATTCATCGAGATTATCAGTTGTGTTGAATACCGCTGAAATATCGTAAATGCCTTCATTTACAACCTTAACAGTAAGTGGAACTTTTATAAATTCGGTCGCAGAAGTACTACCCGTCCAGTGCAAAGAACCTTTAATTAATTCAACGCCATTAGGTAAGGTGACATCGAGTGTTGCGTTTGACAGCTGCCGCCCAAAGAATAATCTGTACACAAGGGGAATCGGCTTTCCTATCTTGCCGCCAGAATCACACCCGAGCCTTACTTCAATAGTTTTGAGTCCTGAAGCGTGAGCATTTCCCATCAAGCATATTGTTGCGAAACCGATTAGGAGAATATTTCGAGTTATCCAGTTCATACTGCCTCCAAACAACGAAAGGACATGACAATGAGAGTATCAGGAATGGGGAGGTTACTTGGAAAATGAGTTCACAGCAACACATCCTAAGCACCCACTCATCTACACAACATTAAAGTAGTATTCTTACTCTGCAATGACAAGCAACATCACATCTATACAAAAAACGCAGACCACTCGAAGTGGTCTGCGTTTATTTTTAGAGCTGTGAAACAAGAAAGTTACTTCAGGAGGGTAACCTTCTTCACAATAGAACTTCCCACCGGTGTGGTTGCGTGGAGGAAATACAACCCACTGGCGAACGATGTCCCATTTACTTGAAATGCCGTCGTTCCCGTTGCAACCGTCATCGATTTCGACCACACCGCGCGACCGGTAATATCGGTAAGCGTTACGGTATAGTTCCCCGCTTGCGGCAACGTTAACCGAACCTGCAATTCCGCATTAAATGGATTCGGATAACAGCTCATCGCAAAAGTGGTGGGCAATTCCCGTTCGGGCGTTTCCGGGGCATCCAATGTTCCATCGAACCACTGTAAAATCGGCGACAGCATTTGCGCTAAACCGTAACTGGTGCTCCCTTGGTGTACCGCCTCGATGCCGAATCCCATCACAACTGTTCTCGGCCCTGTAATCGGTTCATTGCCAAAGCACACTGCCGCTACCGGAGCTTCAATCACATCATAACGATACATCACATTGCCATCGAAGGTCGGCGCTAAAACATCCATCGCCGATTGATTCGATGCGCCACTGCTTCCACTCAAATAGAGCCGCGGTGCGGTAAGGGGCAGGTCACGATTGCCATTAACAATCAAACGGTGAATCGAGTCAGACTCAATCGTGCAATGTAAATCCTGCAGTAACGCGGGATTGTTGCGCAATGCCGATAGATGTTGCGAACTCAACAAGAGTTTTCCACCACGATCGAGAAAACTCTGTATTCCGATTAATTCGGAAGTATTCGCAATCGTGCGGTTAGAGCCGCCTAACCAGATAATTTGACTATGATCCTGTAGCAATGCCAAGCGGAGTGACGAGGAATCTGCCGCAGTCGCGAAGTAGGGAATTTGCAAGGAATCGAGTGCTACCCCAACAAAATATGCCGGCTGTGCGAGGGCGCTGGTATCAACCGAAATCACCGCCAGATTTGGTTTCCCGAGCAAAATCCGGAACGAATCGACCGCCGTATAGCCATTATCGGCTTGTCTAACAATCCGAACCATTGCATAGCGGGGATTTCCACCGACAGCTTGTTGGAACAACAACGGACCGACAATAATCGAATCCCGCGCATTCATCGTACCGGCTTGGATCGTTTGCGGTAACGATAGTCCCGCATCACTGCATTCAAAACGAATCGTGGTGTTCGTTGCCGGTGGCGGATACAATGTCAAATCGTTTTTTACATAGAATGAGACCGCCATGCTTTCATTTGGCTCAAAGTAACGGTCACCGTCTCCGATTGATCCACCTTGCCCGTCATAACGGTAATTGAGATTTCGCACCGCTAAATTCGGAAATTCTCCTGGGCCAATGCCGTGATTACCAAATGTCTGATACAGAACGGTGGAGTGTGGTGTACCATTTGCTAAATTACCATCCCGGTCATCATGCTCGAGAATGTCAACGAAGTAATCGAAGAAAGTTTCCGCTAAGGCGTATTTGGAAAAATGCAGTAACGAGTCGGTATAGTCGGCACCTAATGCGACCCGGGTTTCCCACATCGACGCGCTGATAATCATACCATCAGTGTGAACTTGATTCACAAAACTGCCGGGAAAGCGACGGTTGTTGATGAGATTTCGCATGATACCGCCCGCGATGTACAAACCTCCCTCACCCATTTGGGGTTCATCGGTAATTGTACAAGCGAAGAAATCCGACCATGCCTCATTCATTGCGCCCGGTTGACCGGTATAGGGAAGCATTCCTTCAGGATAAATGCCATCGGTTACACCATGAGTGTATTCATGATAAATCACATCGCAGAACATCGCTAAATTGCGAAAAGTCGCAGCACCTGAACCAAAATAAATCCCTTCCCCATTCCAATAGGCGTTATCGTAATTCGGAATTTCCACACCACCATTCATCGAATAATCAAGGGCGTTGTACTGTGGGTCGAGTTGCTTATACCAGTGATGAACAAAGTTCATGTGCCAGAAAAGATTCGTTTCCGAGGCAAAAGCTGGAGGAACACGAAAGGAAAGTGTTACGTCCACATTTCCGGTAGTATCGACGAAAGCCCGATGATCACTGGTATCAATCGGGGCAACATTCGCAAAGGGACCCTCTAAGAAGCCGTTTGCATTGATGTTCTGTCCGCTACCGGTAACAAATCGGCGGACTGTGCCAGAAGAGTCGGAGACCATTGTTTGGCTATTCAATGAAATGTTCATGTCACGGAAGGGACGCATTTCCGCTGGATCATTTAAATAGCGGTTCCAGACAAATCCTTGGGCATTTGCACTGATCCACTCGAAATTCACGCGATTCCAACCGCCAATAAATTCGCCACTCTTCGCATCGATGTAACCAACCGGGCGATTATCGGAGGCAATTTCGCTTTCGACATAGTATGCCGCACGTAAAGCAGGGCCATCTTGGAAATTACCGTCTTGCAAGAGCCATACCGGCACTGCGGTAGTCACTTTCCCGCCGGGTGTCGTAGCAAAAGCTGCTTTCGCAGCGAGAGTTCCCATCCCGACATATTGCTCAGCAACGTTTGGGTTCGCAATCCCTAATTGCAGCGAGGTGACGCGTCCATTGCCATCGATATGAACCGACACTGTTCCATTGTGAACAGGAATTCCCTGTATCGTCTGGCGGAAATGGATGTACCAGCGGGTACCGGCGTGGTTCGCAGATAGTGGTTGTAGTGTAATCGGGGTTCCATACACTTTTTCCAAAATTGGGAGTAGAATCGCTTCACCGATGTGATAGGCTTCCGATTCTGAAGCGGGAATTGCGCTAAACAATCCCGTTCCCATCACACGCCAAGCGGCGATACCGTCGTTGCGAGCATAACCTGACCAGACTTGTCCAGTACGATGATACAGTTCAGCTAACACCGGGTTTGCTTCCGGTGGCAGTGTCGAATGTGACTCCTGCGCTGCCGAACGAATCGCAGGATATACGGGAGTATTTCCCGAAGAAACGGAATACCCTTGTGTTGCAATGGCAAGTAGCAGTGCAAAGAAAAAACTAATGCGCACAGTTCGGTTCACGATTTCTTCCTTTTCGTTTGAAAGAGAGGTAGTTTTTGCTGTAGGCCGGAGTGATCCGGATTCATTTGATAGGCACGTTCCCATTCGAGCTGTGCCTGTTCTTGTTTACCTGACAAGATGAGAAAATCAATCCGAGTATCGACAAAATCAGTACAATCGGGATAAGCTGCCGCCGCAATGGTTGAATGGAGTAAAGAACTATCGAGCGGCGCATCCATTAAACGAAGTAAGTAAGCAAGATTGTTGTGAGCGGCAAAAAATCGCGGGGCTAATTCGAGACAACGACGATAGGCGGTTTCCGCTTGTTGATACTCGCCTGCTACCCGATACACCAAACCCATGTTGTAGAAAGCCCGGTAGTTGTT
This window encodes:
- a CDS encoding T9SS type A sorting domain-containing protein produces the protein MNRTVRISFFFALLLAIATQGYSVSSGNTPVYPAIRSAAQESHSTLPPEANPVLAELYHRTGQVWSGYARNDGIAAWRVMGTGLFSAIPASESEAYHIGEAILLPILEKVYGTPITLQPLSANHAGTRWYIHFRQTIQGIPVHNGTVSVHIDGNGRVTSLQLGIANPNVAEQYVGMGTLAAKAAFATTPGGKVTTAVPVWLLQDGNFQDGPALRAAYYVESEIASDNRPVGYIDAKSGEFIGGWNRVNFEWISANAQGFVWNRYLNDPAEMRPFRDMNISLNSQTMVSDSSGTVRRFVTGSGQNINANGFLEGPFANVAPIDTSDHRAFVDTTGNVDVTLSFRVPPAFASETNLFWHMNFVHHWYKQLDPQYNALDYSMNGGVEIPNYDNAYWNGEGIYFGSGAATFRNLAMFCDVIYHEYTHGVTDGIYPEGMLPYTGQPGAMNEAWSDFFACTITDEPQMGEGGLYIAGGIMRNLINNRRFPGSFVNQVHTDGMIISASMWETRVALGADYTDSLLHFSKYALAETFFDYFVDILEHDDRDGNLANGTPHSTVLYQTFGNHGIGPGEFPNLAVRNLNYRYDGQGGSIGDGDRYFEPNESMAVSFYVKNDLTLYPPPATNTTIRFECSDAGLSLPQTIQAGTMNARDSIIVGPLLFQQAVGGNPRYAMVRIVRQADNGYTAVDSFRILLGKPNLAVISVDTSALAQPAYFVGVALDSLQIPYFATAADSSSLRLALLQDHSQIIWLGGSNRTIANTSELIGIQSFLDRGGKLLLSSQHLSALRNNPALLQDLHCTIESDSIHRLIVNGNRDLPLTAPRLYLSGSSGASNQSAMDVLAPTFDGNVMYRYDVIEAPVAAVCFGNEPITGPRTVVMGFGIEAVHQGSTSYGLAQMLSPILQWFDGTLDAPETPERELPTTFAMSCYPNPFNAELQVRLTLPQAGNYTVTLTDITGRAVWSKSMTVATGTTAFQVNGTSFASGLYFLHATTPVGSSIVKKVTLLK
- a CDS encoding tetratricopeptide repeat protein → MNFVVNKRFVLDILLMTGLTIALTFLVIDADLPKAATVPDQFTQYGELLKTSEESVSRGLAFLNQNDLGKAIFEFKDAVKIDSNNYRAFYNMGLVYRVAGEYQQAETAYRRCLELAPRFFAAHNNLAYLLRLMDAPLDSSLLHSTIAAAAYPDCTDFVDTRIDFLILSGKQEQAQLEWERAYQMNPDHSGLQQKLPLFQTKRKKS